A stretch of the Ascaphus truei isolate aAscTru1 chromosome 4, aAscTru1.hap1, whole genome shotgun sequence genome encodes the following:
- the SMIM26 gene encoding small integral membrane protein 26 gives MKVNEFMKWNIRVSAVYAIGIWGMIGSFGFFQLRKKWRGEASSPETDKEVIMDTPPLDPKPAEEKRGSYVDHIIVYRENFVPYSTRIYNFVKPFFQEASDTTAGSDTSEK, from the exons ATGAAGGTGAACGAGTTTATGAAATGGAACATCCGGGTGTCTGCGGTGTACGCGATCGGGATCTGGGGCATGATCGGCAGCTTTGGGTTTTTCCAACTACGGAAGAAGTGGCGGGGGGAAGCGAGCAGCCCAGAGACAG ATAAAGAGGTGATAATGGACACTCCTCCCCTGGACCCAAAGCCAGCAGAAGAAAAAAGAGGGTCTTATGTTGACCATATTATTGTTTACAGGGAAAACTTTGTGCCTTACTCCACCAGGATTTACAATTTTGTGAAACCGTTTTTCCAGGAAGCCTCTGACACAACGGCTGGAA